One stretch of Roseimicrobium sp. ORNL1 DNA includes these proteins:
- a CDS encoding glycosyltransferase family 4 protein — MKISIISNLYPPHVLGGYELGCAEIAERVAQAGHEVEVLTSRVVGRLHRLHEPVGTARIKRIFAALFEYEKQPALHTSPEWHTRYERAQAGTIPANVSALLEQWKAFRPDVVWAFNIVGLGTLGILECLAYAGYPTVIHHMDFLDVPLGAHQAPPGRVARAKARLTAISCSEFTREKNEELGGYGKHLVIPNGIQFPTTTPSSVPPRERDDGIFSFICFGQITQEKGIVELLTAFQHLLSIRPGRKIHLTIQGPCHSPPFLDSLRARILRDGLSDAVTLAGPVPKEELLASLSRYDAAVMLLNTHEAFGYAPLEASAAGLPVIFPRNSGVGSFLPEGDPLLLRERDNARSTAETMARCVDHPAWAADHAQRQREVLVQVCDLEKAVLPAYLDVLRSLTPSPPVRHLEAALLTNARMVEDHQIWQSAAA, encoded by the coding sequence ATGAAGATCTCCATCATCTCCAATCTCTATCCTCCCCATGTGTTGGGCGGCTACGAGTTGGGCTGCGCGGAGATCGCGGAACGGGTCGCCCAAGCGGGACACGAGGTGGAGGTACTCACCTCCCGGGTCGTCGGCAGGCTCCACCGGCTTCATGAGCCCGTCGGCACCGCGCGTATCAAACGCATCTTTGCCGCCTTGTTTGAATACGAGAAGCAACCGGCTCTCCATACCTCTCCGGAGTGGCACACGAGGTACGAGAGAGCTCAGGCGGGCACCATCCCGGCGAATGTCTCCGCACTCCTGGAACAGTGGAAAGCCTTTCGACCTGACGTGGTCTGGGCTTTTAATATCGTAGGCCTGGGCACGCTCGGCATCCTCGAGTGCCTGGCGTATGCAGGGTACCCGACGGTAATACACCACATGGACTTCCTGGATGTTCCGCTGGGCGCCCATCAGGCTCCACCTGGTCGCGTGGCTCGGGCCAAAGCACGGCTCACCGCCATCTCCTGCTCAGAGTTCACCCGCGAGAAGAACGAAGAGCTGGGAGGTTACGGGAAACACCTGGTAATTCCCAATGGCATCCAGTTCCCCACCACGACGCCTTCCTCCGTGCCTCCACGAGAGCGGGATGACGGCATCTTCAGCTTCATCTGCTTTGGTCAGATCACACAGGAAAAGGGCATCGTCGAGTTGCTGACGGCATTTCAGCATCTGCTGTCCATCCGGCCCGGTCGCAAGATCCATCTCACCATTCAGGGGCCATGTCATTCACCGCCGTTCCTCGATTCTCTCCGTGCGCGGATCCTTCGGGATGGTCTCAGCGACGCTGTGACACTCGCGGGACCTGTGCCCAAAGAGGAATTGCTGGCCAGCCTGTCCCGCTATGATGCAGCCGTGATGCTGCTCAACACGCACGAAGCTTTTGGTTATGCTCCTCTGGAGGCATCTGCAGCGGGCCTCCCTGTCATCTTCCCGCGAAACTCAGGTGTCGGTTCTTTCCTGCCGGAGGGTGATCCGCTGCTTCTGCGCGAGAGGGACAATGCCCGGTCGACGGCGGAAACCATGGCGAGGTGCGTGGACCATCCCGCTTGGGCCGCAGACCATGCCCAGCGCCAACGCGAGGTTCTGGTGCAGGTTTGCGACCTGGAAAAGGCGGTGCTGCCGGCGTATCTGGACGTGCTCCGCTCCCTCACACCCTCGCCGCCCGTTCGCCATCTCGAAGCCGCGCTCCTGACCAATGCACGCATGGTGGAAGACCACCAGATCTGGCAGTCTGCAGCGGCGTGA
- a CDS encoding glycosyltransferase family 4 protein, which translates to MSARVPVEMKRVLLVSLHTLDCVGGGEAYTLNTALSISSHGDHVWLASPVDNPTLREAAQASRMDLPWIVVHVDGAACPIVEELPFSRVLELAGQSDVVWIHQYLGSPLLFDFVCCMAPDQPLLMTSLGFEAARHLFEQMYQPAPNHWLVEISPYALERHRVPGRVHQAAPGAGIWRNMLRPHLPAADAVKDRPPQICAVGRVMPHKAFEITIEALPEDAHLHLIGPARDDMYCDFLRRVPTLGKVVFTGEITETEKLAMMDACQMLVASSSYELFDGRRIDQPELLGLVLLEAVARGVLPVASDIPPFRRIMEDLGLADFLYPERDVTRLKECIESIAASPAPIIQQRVSMAQILLQQGYLWDDYWERVREMIFPSISSPSILPAITRA; encoded by the coding sequence ATGAGCGCTCGCGTCCCCGTCGAGATGAAACGCGTCCTGCTCGTCAGCCTCCACACCCTGGACTGCGTGGGCGGCGGAGAGGCGTATACGCTCAACACGGCACTCTCCATTTCCTCCCACGGAGATCATGTGTGGCTGGCCTCCCCCGTGGATAACCCCACCTTGCGCGAAGCCGCACAGGCCAGCCGCATGGATCTTCCCTGGATCGTAGTACACGTCGATGGGGCCGCCTGTCCCATCGTGGAAGAGCTTCCTTTCAGCCGTGTTCTCGAACTGGCGGGGCAGTCGGATGTGGTATGGATTCATCAATATCTCGGCAGTCCGCTTCTGTTTGATTTTGTCTGCTGCATGGCCCCGGATCAGCCGCTTCTCATGACGAGCCTCGGGTTCGAAGCAGCGAGGCATCTCTTTGAGCAGATGTATCAGCCCGCACCCAACCATTGGTTGGTGGAGATCTCTCCTTACGCCTTGGAGCGTCATCGCGTTCCTGGCAGGGTTCATCAGGCAGCACCCGGAGCGGGCATCTGGCGCAACATGCTTCGCCCGCATCTACCGGCTGCCGATGCCGTGAAAGACAGGCCTCCGCAAATCTGTGCCGTGGGCCGTGTCATGCCTCACAAAGCCTTTGAAATCACGATCGAAGCGCTGCCTGAGGACGCGCATCTCCACCTCATCGGCCCAGCTCGTGATGACATGTACTGCGACTTTCTGCGCCGCGTGCCCACGCTCGGAAAAGTTGTGTTCACGGGTGAGATCACAGAAACAGAGAAGCTCGCGATGATGGATGCCTGTCAGATGCTGGTGGCCTCATCCTCCTACGAGCTGTTTGATGGACGGCGCATCGACCAACCCGAACTCCTGGGCCTTGTCCTTCTGGAGGCGGTGGCGCGCGGGGTACTGCCGGTCGCATCAGACATTCCACCGTTCCGTCGCATCATGGAGGACTTGGGCCTTGCTGACTTTCTCTATCCCGAGCGGGACGTCACCAGGCTGAAGGAGTGCATCGAGTCTATCGCCGCGAGCCCCGCCCCGATCATTCAGCAGAGGGTCTCCATGGCTCAGATACTCCTGCAGCAGGGCTATCTCTGGGATGATTACTGGGAACGAGTACGCGAGATGATCTTCCCTTCGATAAGCTCACCTTCCATCCTTCCCGCAATCACCCGTGCATGA